The following nucleotide sequence is from Chloracidobacterium validum.
ACGATCTGGCTGGAGCTTGGGGCGGTCGCCGATGAGCATTTTGCCATCAAGGTTCAGGATAACGGCATCGGCATGGCTTCTACGGAAGTTGTCAGCGCGTTTGAGTCGTTTTACGAAACGGCCAATACCCAACACCACAGCACCTCACGCACTAACTTCCGGGGCGGTGGGCTTGGGATTGGACTGACGCTCGTCCGCGACATCGTCAGTGCGTACGGCGGCAAGGTCGGTATTCTGAGTGAGCCAGGGCAGGGAACGACGGTCACGGTCTCGTTACCGCTTCGCTACCAACCGCCCGCGAGCGTCAAGGCATGATGGATTGGCTGGTGACCGGTGGCACCGGATACCTGGGGACGCATCTCGTCACACTGCTTGGCGCGACGCCGGCCGGCCGGCGGGTTCAGAGTGGGCTGTTCGAGCCGAGGCTAGCCGACTTGCTCCGGTCACACCGATGTATTGTCCATCTTGCCGCCCATGTTTCGAAGTCGGCGGATGCGGCCATGACCTGCTTTGAGATCAACAGCGACGGAACGCGCTGGTTGTGCGCACAGTTGACGGCCGGGCAGACGCTGATTCTGGCATCAACTAAGGATGTGTATGGGGCGCATGCCGAAAACCATACTTGTGTCTCGGAAGCGTGCCCGACGACCTTGAATGGACAGTCGGCCTATGCTTGGTCAAAGTGGCTAGCCGAGGAGTATGCGCGCTTCTACGCGGCGCAGCGTGGCTTTCGACTGTTCATTCTTCGGCTCTCGACGATCTTTGCGCCACCCACGCCAGGCAATCCAGGCGGACTGGTCAGCAGCTTTGCGCGTGCGATTCGCGCCGGACAGCCGTTGACGCTCCGCTGGCAGGGGCAGCAGGTGCGGGACCTTCTCCCCGTATCGGAGCTGGCCAGGGTCATTCGAGCGTGCGCGGCATCCTCGCTCACCAGTGAAACTTTCAATATTGGTGGGGGCAGCGGCTATGCCTTGACGTTTGCCGAGCTGGCCCACCGTATCGGTCAGTCCCAGGGATACATCCCACAGCTCAACTTGACAGATGCCGAGCCGTCACCAGATGACCAACGGCGCTATGTCAGCGACCTGACGCGCGCTGGAGACAAGCTTGGTTGGGCACCGGGCTTTGACCTCGATGCCGCGCTTGCCCAGGCCTAGCCACTAAGCCTAGCCACCGAATCCACGGGAGAAGCGAGTTGCCGTTTAGGTCGCGTCGGGGCGGTTGCCGCGTAACAACGTCGCCAGGGTGCGCACGACCGTATTGGAAAACAGCATGGCCTGGGTTTGCGCAATCGTCAGCGCTTTTTCCGGCAGGGACAGCGTCCGAAAGGTTTCGAGGGAAGCATTGACGGCCGGGACGTCGGTTGACGAGGGTGATGTTGGTTTCGTTGACGTTTCCTTCATGACATGCGCCTCGATATGAAATGGATGACTGATGGCGCAAGTTTAGCCAAAGCCAAACTTCATCGCCAGTAACCATGAACAATGGCCACGGCCGTCAGGGCCGTCACGGTCAGCAGGTTGCTGCCGACCAGGAAGCGAATAAACCCCGGATGCGCACCGCTCTGGCTCTGGCTAATCAGTGAGCGACCGGCTGCGTTGCGTCCTAGGCTGGTCAGGAGCCGCGCGTCATTGGGTGCACGGTAAAGCTGCACTTGCTGGATGACTTGTGGAATGAAAAAAGCAACCCCCAGCCAGCCAATCACCGCGTAGCCAAAATAAAAACAGGTCGCAACGAAGATGACCTGCGCTAGGTTGATTTCCGTGAAGGCAATGAGCATGGCCCCGCGCTCGCCATAGAGCACCGGCAGGGTTTTGAGGTTGTTCTTGCGGTCGCCCTCGATGGACTTGAAGTCATTCATGGTAATGAGTCCCATGGCAACCAGGGCATTGACCACGCCAAGGGCAAGGTGGAAGAACGGAAAACCGGGTTCGCGCGCGAAGAGATGCGCGGCCAGAAGCCAGGGCACCATGCAGTAGCCCAGCCCAACCGAAGTCGTCCCAAACCAGCCGTTTTCCTTGAGCCGAAACCCCGGCGCGCTGTAGGCATAGGCCAGGAAGAGCCCGGCAGCACCCAGCAGGAGAATCAACGGACTATCGGTCACCAAGTACAACAACGCCATGTTGCCGATTGCCAACAGCGCCGTCAGGATGAAATTGGCCCGCGCGGCCGCCAATGAAATCCGGCCGGCCGGAATCGGACGCTCCGGGTCGTTGATGGCATCGAGGTGGCGGTCGAAGTAGTCATTGATAGACTGGCTGAACCCAGTCAAGAGCGGACCAATCAAGCCGCAAGCGAGGAAAAACTTCACGCCATCGGCCCACGTCAGGTCCGCCGGACGGAGTCCGACGGCCAGGACGCCGCAGCAAAAACATTGCCATGGCCCAAGCCAAGTAACCGGATCGAGAAGCTGAAGGTGAGTAAGAACGGTGCGTATCAGTGGGGATGGAATGACCGCGTCCGAGGACGGCATGGGTGAGTTCCTGCCAAGGCTGGGATTGAAAGTGGTCGTTCGGGGGCAAACGCCAACCAAGGTGACCGTTCCGGCGCTGCCGTTGACTCTGGCCTCAAGTCTATACCATAGTGCGCCGTGTTTTCACGCGAAGGAAGTCCGGCGCGCCAGTCAGAGCATGGAAACAAACGTTGGTATTCGTGCCATTCGTGACGTCTTCACGGATTATCCATACATCCAATCACCGCAGGCAGCACAGGTGGCCGCGGCCTATGCCTATTGCCGGGATGTGACCCGCACCCATGCCAAGAGTTTTTACTTTTGCACCCAAACCTTGCCGGCCCGGAAGCGTCCGGCAATTTATGGCATCTATGCGCTATGCCGGCAAATTGACGACCTCGTGGACACCAACCGCCAGGCATCTGCCACGGAGGTGACGTTTGCGGTTGAGCGTTGGTCACAGGTACTGGAAGCCGTCTATACCGGAGCCGCGTTTCCGGCGCATCCGGTGCTGATTGCCTGGCATGACTTTTTGCCACGGTTTCCGGTCAAGCTGGAACACCCACTGGAACTGATGCAGGGGTGTCTGATGGATGCGCGAACGGACGGGCCGGTCCGGTTTGAGACGTTTGATGCGCTGTATGCCTATGCCTATCGGGTGGCCTCGCTGGTGGGTCTGATGACGAGTGAGGTGTTTGGCTACCGCGATCCCAGCGCCTTGCAGTATGCCGTGGCCCTTGGCATTGCTTTTCAGTTGACGAACATTTTGCGGGATATCGGAGAAGACGCGCGCCGTGACCGAATTTATTTGCCTCTGGAAGATTTGCGTCGCTTTGGGTGCTCCGAGGAGGTTATCCTGCAGGGGCGGCTGACACCGGAACTGATTGCCTTGCTGAAATTTCAAATCCGGCGCGCGCGGGATTTTTACCGCGAGGCGGAGTGCGGCATTCCGCTTCTGTCGTCAGATAGTCGCTTTACGGTGTTTCTGAGCAGTCGGCTGTATGGCGGGATTTTGCGGGATATTGAGCGCCATGGTTACGACGTCTTTTCGCGGCGGGCGCATGTTTCATTTCAGGCGAAACTGTGGGCGTTGCCGCGGCTGTGGCTACAGGCGCGGTGGCAGTACTAACATAAGGCTTATTATCAGACTCCACCTACCACACCGACCGGAAACCTCCCCTGTCACCGACGCCAACGCGCGGCCTCACCGGAGAACATGATGACCAAGTACGCACTCGGCATTGACATTGGCGGCACCGGCGTCAAAGGCGCTCCGGTCAACCTGCGCACTGGCGAGCTGGTCCACGAACGCTTTCGCCTGCTCACCCCCCAACCAGCAACACCCAGCGCCGTGGCGGAAACCGCCTTCGAGCTGATTCGCCACTTTGGGTGGAGTGAACAGGATGGCGCCATTGGGATTGGCCTGCCGTCGGTCGTCAAGCATGGCGTTGCGCATACCGCCGGCAATATTGACCCAACCTGGATTGGCTGCGATGCAGCCGCACTCTTCAAAGCCGTGACCGGATTCAACGTCGTGCTGCTCAATGACGCCGACGCCGCTGGACTAGCTGAAATGCGCTTTGGCGCTGGGCGTGACCTGTCCGGCTTGGTCATGGTTGTCACGCTCGGCACCGGCATCGGCACGGCTGCCTTTTACCAGGGCCAACTCATTCCCAATACCGAACTCGGCCACCTCATCGTTCGGGAAAAGGATGCCGAACGGCGTGCCTCTCTCGCGGCGCGTGAGCGCCATGACTGGTCGTGGAAAAAATGGGCCGGGTATGTCAGTGAGTACCTGAGCGAATTGCATCGCCTCCTCTGGTGCGACGCCTTCATCCTCGGCGGCGGCGCGAGTAACAAGTTTGATAAGTTTGCGACCTACCTGACTTGCCCTGTCCCCGTCCTGCCGGCCCAAATGGCCAACTTGGCCGGCATCATTGGCGCGGCGCTTGCAACCTGCCCCCCCTCGAAGACCAAAGTAACCAAATGACGACGCCCTATATCCTTGCCGGTGACGTTGGTGGCACGAAAACCCACTTGGGCCTGTTCGAGCTGGCCACGCTGGCCCCGCTCGAAACCAAAACCTTTGCCAGCGCTGACTTCACCGACCTCCTGGCGATGATCCGGTCGTTTGCGGGCGCCCGCGAACTGCGCTGCCAAGCTGTCTGCATCGGCGCGGCCGGTCCCGTTCTCGATGGCGTATGCCAGATTACGAACCTAACCTGGGCGATCCGCGCGGCCGAACTACGCCAGGCACTCGACTGCCCAGCCTTCGTCATCAACGACCTCGAAGCCAACGGCAATGGCATTGCCCTGCTCCCCCAAAGTGATCTCTACCAGCTTCAGGCTGGCAAGCCGCAACTTGGCAACGCCGCGCTGATGTCAGCCGGGACCGGCCTGGGCGAGTGCATTCTGTTTTGGGACGGGACGCGGCACATTGCCGTCCCATCCGAAGGCGGCCATGCCAGTTTCTCGCCCAGTAATCCGACGGAAGCTGAACTGCTGGCCTACCTCTGGCAAACCTACCGCCACGTCAGTTGGGAACGCCTCGTCTCGGGCACCTTTGGATTTGAACACATTTATACCTTCCTCCGTGACACCGGGCGCGCCGCCGGGTCGGCCGAACTCGAAGCCATGGCGGAAGCGGAGGGCTACGGAGCGGCCGTTTCAAAATTTGCCGACCAAGGCCTGCCGATTGCAGTTGCCACCATGGAGCAGTTTGTCGCCCTTTACGGCTCC
It contains:
- the bchG gene encoding (bacterio)chlorophyll synthase; the encoded protein is MPSSDAVIPSPLIRTVLTHLQLLDPVTWLGPWQCFCCGVLAVGLRPADLTWADGVKFFLACGLIGPLLTGFSQSINDYFDRHLDAINDPERPIPAGRISLAAARANFILTALLAIGNMALLYLVTDSPLILLLGAAGLFLAYAYSAPGFRLKENGWFGTTSVGLGYCMVPWLLAAHLFAREPGFPFFHLALGVVNALVAMGLITMNDFKSIEGDRKNNLKTLPVLYGERGAMLIAFTEINLAQVIFVATCFYFGYAVIGWLGVAFFIPQVIQQVQLYRAPNDARLLTSLGRNAAGRSLISQSQSGAHPGFIRFLVGSNLLTVTALTAVAIVHGYWR
- the glk gene encoding glucokinase, encoding MTTPYILAGDVGGTKTHLGLFELATLAPLETKTFASADFTDLLAMIRSFAGARELRCQAVCIGAAGPVLDGVCQITNLTWAIRAAELRQALDCPAFVINDLEANGNGIALLPQSDLYQLQAGKPQLGNAALMSAGTGLGECILFWDGTRHIAVPSEGGHASFSPSNPTEAELLAYLWQTYRHVSWERLVSGTFGFEHIYTFLRDTGRAAGSAELEAMAEAEGYGAAVSKFADQGLPIAVATMEQFVALYGSEAGNLALKALSTAGLFIGGGIAPKILTWMTRGGFLQAFVAKGRFQNFLEQIPISIILNEQTALLGAARYAKYHAHLA
- a CDS encoding phytoene/squalene synthase family protein, producing METNVGIRAIRDVFTDYPYIQSPQAAQVAAAYAYCRDVTRTHAKSFYFCTQTLPARKRPAIYGIYALCRQIDDLVDTNRQASATEVTFAVERWSQVLEAVYTGAAFPAHPVLIAWHDFLPRFPVKLEHPLELMQGCLMDARTDGPVRFETFDALYAYAYRVASLVGLMTSEVFGYRDPSALQYAVALGIAFQLTNILRDIGEDARRDRIYLPLEDLRRFGCSEEVILQGRLTPELIALLKFQIRRARDFYREAECGIPLLSSDSRFTVFLSSRLYGGILRDIERHGYDVFSRRAHVSFQAKLWALPRLWLQARWQY
- a CDS encoding NAD-dependent epimerase/dehydratase family protein, producing MMDWLVTGGTGYLGTHLVTLLGATPAGRRVQSGLFEPRLADLLRSHRCIVHLAAHVSKSADAAMTCFEINSDGTRWLCAQLTAGQTLILASTKDVYGAHAENHTCVSEACPTTLNGQSAYAWSKWLAEEYARFYAAQRGFRLFILRLSTIFAPPTPGNPGGLVSSFARAIRAGQPLTLRWQGQQVRDLLPVSELARVIRACAASSLTSETFNIGGGSGYALTFAELAHRIGQSQGYIPQLNLTDAEPSPDDQRRYVSDLTRAGDKLGWAPGFDLDAALAQA
- the ppgK gene encoding polyphosphate--glucose phosphotransferase; amino-acid sequence: MMTKYALGIDIGGTGVKGAPVNLRTGELVHERFRLLTPQPATPSAVAETAFELIRHFGWSEQDGAIGIGLPSVVKHGVAHTAGNIDPTWIGCDAAALFKAVTGFNVVLLNDADAAGLAEMRFGAGRDLSGLVMVVTLGTGIGTAAFYQGQLIPNTELGHLIVREKDAERRASLAARERHDWSWKKWAGYVSEYLSELHRLLWCDAFILGGGASNKFDKFATYLTCPVPVLPAQMANLAGIIGAALATCPPSKTKVTK